A single Leptospira barantonii DNA region contains:
- a CDS encoding ion transporter, with translation MSLFHSENKTRVVWDIIIFFCILYAALESPLRLVLNYEQGLTMSGIYIAVDLLFFGDILVCLFSPESFRHRLIYIGKEKTIHYLKTWFVFDFIAAFPFEIVAQKILSIELSSHPFLFLVFGLTRIVKVVRVPAILHRLNLAFKPAPGVLRLVLLGFWISVVAHWCAVGWLYMDEIDSSKTGWDEYIRALYWSVMTLATVGYGDVLPVTTNQRIYVILVMMLGAAVYATVIGNIASILGNLDLVRAAQMKRMSQVDSFLRARNLPYLIRRKIRDYYMYIMERGFGENERELLNDLPMSLQREVKIHLHRELLEKVPFLKGADSSLVTTLVFALKHHIFLPGDIVFRKGDVGHNLYILSEGNVEILAENDTVIASLSEGKFFGELALVKEERRSATVRSIGISQMYTLSKEDFLQALNQYPSFKEAMYESLKSWKGKPDSTKSARSKKNAKSTKKNSSRKRK, from the coding sequence GTGAGTTTATTTCATTCCGAAAACAAGACCCGAGTCGTTTGGGATATTATAATATTCTTTTGTATTCTTTATGCGGCGTTGGAATCCCCGCTTCGTTTGGTTCTGAATTACGAACAGGGTCTTACGATGAGCGGAATTTATATCGCGGTTGATCTTCTCTTTTTCGGCGATATTCTGGTCTGTTTATTCTCGCCCGAATCGTTTCGACACCGATTGATCTACATCGGAAAGGAAAAGACGATTCATTATCTCAAGACCTGGTTTGTGTTCGACTTTATCGCGGCTTTTCCGTTTGAGATCGTCGCACAGAAAATTCTTTCCATAGAATTGTCCTCACATCCGTTTCTGTTTCTCGTGTTCGGGCTTACGAGAATCGTAAAGGTCGTTCGTGTTCCCGCGATTCTTCACAGACTCAATCTTGCGTTCAAACCCGCCCCCGGAGTTTTGCGTCTTGTATTGCTCGGATTTTGGATCAGCGTAGTCGCTCATTGGTGCGCGGTGGGTTGGTTGTATATGGATGAGATCGATTCCTCCAAAACCGGTTGGGACGAATACATTCGAGCCTTATACTGGTCCGTGATGACTCTTGCAACCGTGGGTTACGGAGACGTTTTGCCCGTGACTACCAATCAAAGAATCTACGTGATTCTCGTGATGATGCTCGGCGCCGCGGTTTACGCGACCGTGATCGGAAACATCGCGAGTATATTAGGAAATTTAGATTTAGTCCGCGCGGCTCAGATGAAACGTATGTCTCAGGTCGATTCGTTTTTGAGGGCGAGAAATCTTCCGTATTTGATCCGAAGAAAAATCCGGGATTACTATATGTATATCATGGAACGAGGATTCGGTGAAAACGAAAGAGAATTGTTAAACGACTTGCCGATGTCCTTACAAAGAGAAGTGAAAATTCATCTTCACAGAGAATTGCTCGAAAAGGTTCCCTTTCTCAAAGGAGCGGATTCTTCTCTGGTTACGACTCTCGTGTTCGCGTTAAAACATCATATCTTTTTACCGGGAGATATCGTATTCAGAAAAGGTGATGTAGGTCATAATCTGTATATCTTAAGCGAAGGAAACGTTGAGATTCTCGCGGAGAATGATACGGTGATCGCTTCCCTTTCCGAAGGAAAATTTTTCGGAGAACTCGCCTTGGTAAAAGAAGAACGAAGATCGGCGACGGTTCGATCTATCGGTATTTCTCAGATGTACACCTTGAGCAAGGAAGATTTTTTACAGGCCTTGAATCAGTATCCTAGTTTTAAAGAAGCGATGTATGAAAGTTTAAAGTCTTGGAAAGGAAAACCGGATTCCACGAAATCGGCGCGATCCAAAAAAAACGCAAAATCTACAAAGAAGAATTCTTCCCGGAAGAGAAAGTGA
- a CDS encoding EAL domain-containing protein, which produces MLYSQDTSNLLSYGENYYQPHYQPILEVTNCNIIGYEVLGRFYSPEKNEYRSLGYQFHNPELDTIRLIQIDRLIREKAIRHLKDTGLRTKLFLNMMPNFLSMIHTGDVLDLKRLHVLNLIEKYDISPADVVLEITEDKFDGSIEKLLSIVNVFKDYGFKIAVDDLGVGFSNLERIGYIHPDIMKVDIKIMRESLNRRSFKNVLSAIADMSQKLGSDLLFEGIETEEELHLALSMGANLLQGFYFSRPQVEFQDKKQFNRTLRDTLEKFSGLRFMELLEEFQKGQAVIDALGEKLEALRHNGKEDLPVVLHLMLGNLPSEILSVFACDIFGYQITPTYFRSHPGEEWDSDLTEIGNNYAWRPFFIRHKAKVVQSGAKWTVTEPVYDMDLHKQVVIFTYTLRDNYILIIKMDWERV; this is translated from the coding sequence ATGTTATACAGTCAGGATACAAGCAATTTACTCTCTTACGGAGAGAACTATTACCAACCTCATTACCAGCCTATCCTGGAAGTCACCAACTGCAATATCATAGGATACGAAGTTCTCGGTAGATTTTATTCTCCCGAAAAAAACGAGTATCGTTCCCTCGGTTATCAATTCCACAATCCCGAACTCGATACGATTCGTCTGATCCAGATCGATCGTTTGATCCGAGAAAAGGCGATCCGTCATCTCAAGGACACCGGACTCAGGACCAAGTTGTTCCTCAACATGATGCCTAACTTTCTCTCCATGATTCATACCGGAGACGTTCTGGATCTGAAGAGACTTCACGTTCTCAATCTCATCGAAAAATACGATATATCCCCCGCCGACGTGGTTTTAGAAATCACCGAGGACAAGTTCGACGGAAGTATCGAAAAACTTCTTTCGATCGTAAACGTGTTTAAGGACTACGGATTTAAGATCGCCGTGGACGATCTCGGAGTCGGCTTTTCCAATCTCGAAAGAATCGGTTATATTCATCCCGACATCATGAAGGTCGACATCAAGATCATGCGGGAAAGTTTAAACCGAAGATCCTTCAAAAACGTTTTGAGCGCGATCGCGGACATGTCCCAAAAACTCGGATCGGATCTTCTTTTCGAAGGAATCGAAACCGAGGAAGAATTGCATCTCGCACTTTCGATGGGCGCCAACCTTCTCCAGGGATTTTATTTTTCAAGACCTCAGGTTGAGTTTCAGGATAAGAAACAGTTCAACAGAACGCTTCGAGACACTTTGGAAAAATTCTCGGGTCTTCGCTTTATGGAACTTCTGGAAGAATTTCAAAAGGGTCAAGCGGTCATAGACGCGCTCGGTGAAAAGTTGGAAGCGCTTCGTCATAACGGTAAAGAAGATCTTCCGGTTGTTCTTCATCTTATGCTCGGCAATCTTCCTTCGGAGATTCTTTCCGTATTCGCTTGCGACATCTTCGGTTATCAGATCACTCCTACGTATTTTCGTTCTCATCCCGGGGAAGAATGGGATTCCGACCTGACCGAGATCGGGAACAACTACGCTTGGAGGCCGTTCTTCATTCGTCACAAAGCGAAGGTGGTTCAAAGCGGGGCGAAGTGGACCGTGACCGAACCGGTTTACGATATGGATCTCCACAAACAGGTCGTGATCTTTACCTACACTCTTCGAGATAATTACATTCTCATCATCAAGATGGACTGGGAACGGGTTTAA
- the sufC gene encoding Fe-S cluster assembly ATPase SufC — MTEILKIQDLRAGIQTGDSGEIKEIVKGVNLTIRPGEVHAIMGPNGSGKSTLSNVIMGHPKYQVLSGDILFEGKSILNLPTDERARLGIFLCFQYPTSIPGVTIGNFLKTIVKSVRGKDVPVKEFRKELKESMAGLDMPESFISRYVNDGFSGGEKKRNEILQMSLLKPKLSVLDETDSGLDIDALRIVSEGINRNKTAERSILLITHYQRMLNYITPDFVHVFAKGRILKTGTRELALELEEKGYDWILAESGD; from the coding sequence GTGACCGAGATTCTAAAAATCCAGGACCTCAGGGCGGGAATTCAAACCGGAGATTCCGGAGAAATCAAAGAGATCGTAAAAGGCGTCAATCTTACGATTCGACCCGGAGAAGTGCACGCCATCATGGGACCGAACGGTTCCGGAAAAAGCACCCTGTCCAACGTCATCATGGGTCATCCGAAATACCAAGTGTTGTCGGGTGATATTCTATTCGAAGGAAAATCCATTCTCAATCTACCGACCGACGAACGTGCCCGTCTCGGAATCTTTCTTTGTTTTCAATATCCGACGAGCATTCCAGGAGTTACGATCGGTAACTTTTTAAAGACCATCGTCAAGTCCGTTCGCGGTAAGGATGTTCCCGTTAAGGAATTCAGAAAAGAACTCAAAGAATCCATGGCCGGACTCGATATGCCCGAGTCGTTTATCTCCCGTTATGTGAACGACGGATTCTCCGGCGGAGAAAAAAAGAGAAACGAAATCCTTCAGATGAGTTTACTCAAACCGAAACTTTCCGTGTTGGACGAAACCGATTCCGGACTCGACATCGACGCGCTTAGAATCGTAAGCGAAGGAATCAATCGGAACAAAACCGCGGAACGTTCCATCCTTCTCATCACACACTATCAAAGAATGCTAAACTACATCACGCCCGATTTCGTTCACGTTTTCGCAAAGGGAAGAATTCTCAAAACCGGAACGAGAGAACTCGCGCTCGAATTGGAAGAGAAAGGATACGACTGGATCCTTGCCGAGTCCGGGGACTGA
- the sufD gene encoding Fe-S cluster assembly protein SufD codes for MTLEVQFEDRISRSAEPQALKDFRKRVFAKFKTLNIPRTENESWRKIPLSNFHPEEFSEVPGADAVVCKTPSSVKLVRSEELTGKELEFFLNALESIFQKRNEEWFTLFSLSSFTHGVYLEVESDRVIQEEIEIKFRLEKGNQILPLVVVKLGNHSKAFVAERYECPEEKDFKLFQGLTSIHVGAGAKVTYAGIESFGSSVFHFQNLFSDQKEDSDVKIAKVTPGGYKGKNLLNVELSGKGARARVIGLAPMSDREFQDSEVKIVHNESHTESSILYRGAFKDKAHHIFTGNLHIPNSCKDVNAIQINNNLLLNRSARAESIPKLEVYAENVKCEHGATVGEIDEEQLFYLASRGIDEDEARRMIVDGFLGQVIGEIESDSIQEELFQLIVRKVEG; via the coding sequence GTGACTTTGGAAGTTCAGTTCGAAGACCGAATCTCCCGGAGCGCGGAGCCGCAGGCTCTGAAGGATTTCCGCAAAAGGGTTTTTGCTAAATTCAAAACTTTGAATATTCCAAGAACGGAAAACGAGTCTTGGAGAAAAATCCCTCTTTCCAATTTTCATCCGGAAGAATTCTCCGAGGTTCCGGGCGCGGACGCCGTAGTCTGCAAAACCCCGAGTTCCGTAAAACTCGTAAGATCCGAGGAGCTTACCGGAAAAGAACTCGAATTCTTTTTAAACGCACTCGAAAGTATATTCCAAAAACGAAATGAAGAATGGTTTACCCTATTCAGCCTTTCCTCCTTTACGCACGGGGTTTATCTCGAAGTCGAATCCGATCGTGTGATCCAAGAGGAGATCGAAATCAAGTTTCGACTCGAAAAAGGAAATCAGATTCTTCCGTTAGTTGTCGTTAAGCTCGGAAATCACAGCAAGGCCTTTGTCGCGGAACGTTACGAATGTCCCGAAGAAAAGGATTTTAAACTCTTTCAAGGTTTGACTTCGATTCACGTCGGTGCGGGCGCGAAGGTCACGTATGCGGGCATAGAATCCTTCGGATCTTCCGTGTTTCATTTTCAGAATTTATTCTCGGATCAAAAAGAGGATTCGGACGTAAAGATCGCAAAGGTAACTCCGGGCGGGTATAAAGGGAAGAATCTTCTCAACGTGGAACTTTCCGGCAAAGGTGCGCGTGCGCGTGTGATCGGACTTGCTCCGATGTCCGACCGAGAATTTCAGGATTCCGAAGTGAAGATCGTTCACAACGAAAGTCATACGGAAAGTTCGATTCTTTACAGAGGTGCGTTCAAGGATAAGGCCCATCATATCTTTACGGGAAATCTTCATATTCCGAATTCCTGCAAGGACGTGAACGCGATCCAGATCAACAACAACCTTCTTCTCAACCGTTCCGCAAGAGCCGAATCGATTCCGAAGCTCGAAGTATATGCGGAGAACGTAAAGTGCGAACACGGCGCGACCGTCGGAGAGATCGACGAAGAACAATTATTCTATCTTGCTTCCCGTGGAATCGACGAGGACGAGGCCAGAAGAATGATCGTGGACGGATTTTTAGGCCAAGTCATTGGTGAAATTGAATCCGATTCTATACAAGAGGAACTTTTTCAATTGATCGTCCGTAAGGTGGAAGGTTAA
- a CDS encoding non-heme iron oxygenase ferredoxin subunit, with the protein MSFRKLANLSEIENGKVKVIETRYNRIGITSLDGNLYAFEDVCTHDGEAISEGELCGDVITCPRHEAQFSIKTGKALCMPAVEDLPIYPVRIVGDSIEVDLED; encoded by the coding sequence ATGAGCTTTCGTAAACTCGCAAATCTGTCCGAAATAGAAAACGGGAAAGTCAAAGTAATTGAAACCCGATATAATAGAATCGGGATTACGAGTTTGGACGGAAACCTTTACGCGTTCGAAGACGTTTGCACACACGACGGAGAGGCGATCTCCGAGGGAGAATTGTGTGGAGACGTAATCACCTGCCCGAGACACGAGGCGCAGTTTTCGATTAAAACCGGAAAGGCGCTTTGTATGCCCGCTGTGGAAGATCTCCCGATTTATCCGGTGAGAATCGTAGGTGACTCGATCGAGGTGGACTTGGAGGATTGA
- a CDS encoding cysteine desulfurase — protein MSFSAERIRTDFPILGTKMNGKPLVFLDSAASSQKPFTVIDTIEKYYREENANIHRGIYYLSQKATEKYELSRIHLSRFIGAQCAKVCIFTRNATESINLVAQTWGRTQIKEGDEIVLNELEHHSNIVPWQMLAQEKKAVLKFIPLNEDSTLDLTNLDEIITAKTKLVAVSQMSNVTGTIHDILPIQKRAKEVGAKVLVDGAQGVCHLPVNMREMDYDFYVFSAHKMLGPTGVGVLYAKEEILEEMPPWMGGGDMISQVYKERSTYAELPSKLEAGTPNIAGVIGFGSAIEYLETIGMQEIRNHEVELLTYALDRLDDFGGLELYGTRDLSKRGGVISFNFPGVHPHDVGTILDEEGIAIRVGHHCAQPFMAFKNIPGTCRASLYLYNTKDDIDRLIEGLIKVKEIFSRVLKR, from the coding sequence ATGAGTTTTTCCGCGGAAAGAATCAGGACCGATTTCCCTATCTTGGGAACTAAAATGAACGGGAAGCCTCTCGTCTTTTTGGACAGCGCGGCCAGTTCTCAAAAACCTTTTACGGTCATCGATACGATCGAAAAATATTATCGCGAAGAGAATGCGAACATTCACCGGGGCATTTATTATCTTTCACAAAAGGCCACCGAAAAATACGAACTCAGTAGAATTCATCTTTCCCGTTTTATCGGAGCGCAATGCGCTAAGGTTTGTATCTTTACGAGAAACGCAACCGAGTCGATCAACTTAGTCGCTCAAACCTGGGGAAGAACCCAGATCAAAGAAGGCGACGAGATCGTTCTCAACGAACTCGAACATCATTCCAATATCGTTCCTTGGCAGATGTTGGCCCAGGAAAAAAAAGCCGTACTTAAGTTCATACCTTTGAACGAAGACAGCACATTGGATCTTACAAATCTCGACGAAATCATCACCGCCAAAACGAAGTTAGTCGCCGTGTCTCAGATGTCCAACGTGACCGGTACGATTCACGACATTCTTCCCATTCAAAAAAGAGCGAAAGAAGTCGGAGCAAAAGTCCTCGTGGACGGAGCGCAGGGAGTTTGTCACCTTCCCGTGAATATGAGAGAAATGGATTATGATTTCTACGTATTCTCCGCTCACAAAATGCTCGGACCGACCGGAGTCGGAGTTCTTTACGCGAAAGAGGAAATCTTGGAAGAGATGCCTCCTTGGATGGGCGGGGGAGATATGATCTCCCAGGTTTACAAGGAAAGATCCACTTACGCGGAACTTCCTTCCAAACTCGAAGCGGGAACTCCCAACATCGCGGGTGTGATCGGTTTCGGTTCCGCGATCGAATATCTCGAAACGATCGGAATGCAGGAAATTAGAAATCACGAAGTCGAACTTCTTACGTATGCGCTCGATCGTCTGGACGATTTCGGCGGACTCGAACTCTACGGAACGAGAGATCTTTCGAAAAGAGGGGGAGTGATTTCCTTCAACTTTCCGGGGGTTCATCCGCACGACGTGGGAACGATTCTCGACGAAGAAGGAATCGCGATTCGGGTCGGACATCACTGTGCACAACCGTTTATGGCGTTTAAGAATATTCCGGGAACCTGCCGCGCGAGTCTTTACCTTTACAATACAAAAGACGACATCGATCGATTGATCGAGGGTCTAATTAAGGTAAAGGAGATTTTCTCCCGTGTCCTTAAGCGATAG